CCGCGCCACCCCGCCATCGACCAGCAGGAAGCTCAACCCGAAGCCCATTGCGAAACCGGATATTTCGGCGATCCAGCCATAACCCGTGCCACCGAAGACGATACCGAAAACCAGTTGAAACAGTAGCAGCATGCCAATCAGCGTGAAGGCGCGCATCCGGTTCGCGTTCGCCGCAGCCAATCTTGTCCAGAGCAGGAAGGTAAAGGCGCCGACCAGGCCATAGATAGCAGGATAGCCGCCGATCAGCGGCGCGGGCCGTCCCGGCAGGAAGGACATCGCCACGGTATAGACCAGCGCCCCGCCAACCGCCGATCCCAGATACAGCGCGATGACCGCCCAGGGCCGGAACTCCCGCGCGACCAGATTGCCGAGCGCCAGCGTGAAGGCCAGCACAAACAAAGCCTGTACCATCGAGGAATTGACGAAGGGATAGCTTAGCAGCCGGTAAACCTGTCCCCAATCGATGGCACCCATGGCCCACATCCGTTCCACCATTTCGGGCGCATAGGCGCTCATCTGCAGCCCGGACAGACGCAGCCCCACCCCTTCGGCCCCACCGATCAGCCCGAGTCGGCCCAAGCCGAATACCGCCTCGCTGGCAATGATGGGCATCGCCAGCAGCCAAACGACGGCGGGCAGCGGGTTGATGGGTGATTCATTGGTCCCCTGGTGCATGGGCGCTCCTTCACGGTTGCGGTTGCGGCGGCCAACAGCTAAGCCAAGCTCGATGAAATGCCAAGCAGGCCAGACATGAGCGAGACAAGCAATACGCGCTTTACCCCCCGCATCTTTTCGGGGATTCAACCCTCGGGCGGGCTGACACTCGGGAATTATCTGGGCGCGTTGAAGCGTTTCGCGGCACTACAGGGCAGCGGCTCAGAGACGATCTACTGCATCGTCGACCTGCACGCGATCACCGTCTGGCAGGAGCCGGATATCCTGCGCCAGCGTATCCGCGAAGGCGCTGCGGCCTTCATGGCCTCGGGCGTCGATCCTCGACAGTCGATCCTGTTCAACCAGTCGCAGGTCAGCGCCCATGCCGAATTGGCGTGGCTGTTCAACACCGTGGCGCGGGTCGGCTGGATGTACCGGATGACCCAGTTCAAGGACAAGGCGGGCAAAAACAGCGAGAATGCCAGTCTCGGCCTGCTGGCCTATCCGGCGCTGATGGCGGCCGACATCCTGGTCTACCAGGCCACCGCCGTTCCCGTGGGCGAAGATCAGAAGCAGCATCTGGAACTGACCCGCGACATCGCCGCCAAGTTCAACCATGACTACAAGGTCGAGCATTTCCCACTGACCGAGCCTTTGATCGAAGGCGTCGCCACCCGTGTCATGTCGCTACGCGACGGCTCGAAGAAGATGTCCAAATCCGATCCGTCGGATGCCAGCCGTATCAACCTGACTGACGATGCCGATGCCATCGCGCAAAAGATCCGCAAGGCCCGCACCGATGCCGAGCCATTGCCCGGCAGCATCGAGGGCCTCAAGGATCGTCCCGAGGCGCGGAATCTGGTCAATATCTTTGCTGCCCTCGCGGATCAGACCCCAGACCAGGTTCTCGCCCGGTTCGAAGGGCAGGGCTTTGGCGCATTCAAGCCTGCGTTGGCGGAAGTCGCCGTCGAGGCGCTTTCACCGATCACCCGCAAGATGAGCGAATTCATGGACGATCCGGCCGAGATCGACCGGATCCTGGGCGATGGCGCTAACCGCGCGGATGAACTGGCAACCCCGATTCTCGAACGCACGAAAGAGATCATGGGCCTCCTGCGCAGCCGCGCCTGATCCTTTTAGCGGCCGCCTCCGAACAAGCGATTCAAAAGCTTGCTGAAGATCGAACCGGTTTCGGCAGGCTGCGGCGCGCTGGCCGCGGCTGCGCCTTGCGTTGCACTTGACCCTGCCGCCTCCTCGCTCTGAGCCGTGGCAGGCGGCTCTTCTCGCGGCGCGGCTCTACTGACGACACCAGAGCTTTTCGCCACATGCGATGCGATCGCGTCCATCAGCGGCGGCGACAATGTGTCAAAAGGGTGCAGGCCCAACTCGCGCAGGCGCGCCCGAATGCCGTCCATCCGCGACGGGTCTACCCCGGACTCGATGACCGAGCTGACAAAAGCCGCGAATTCCGGCGCTGACCAGCCATCCTCGGATGACAGTTCCGTATGCACGAAATCCAGACCGTGAAACGGATGATCCGTGTTCTCGATCCGACCATACATATGCACGCCGCAATCCCGACAGCGGTGCCGCTGAATCGGTGCGTCGGCATTCACGATTTCCAGCTTGTCTTCGTTTTCGATCACCTCGACCGCGTCTCGCGAGACGACGGCGATCTGGCTGAAGACCGCCCCTTCCGGTTTCCAGCATTTGGTGCAGCCGCAAACATGGTTATGCGCCGTTTGGGCATTGATGCGAACTTTGACCGGATTGGTGCTGCAATGACAACTCAGGACTCCGCCCGAAAAATTCGAGTCGGTTTGCTTGAT
This region of Paracoccus saliphilus genomic DNA includes:
- a CDS encoding rhomboid family intramembrane serine protease, whose protein sequence is MHQGTNESPINPLPAVVWLLAMPIIASEAVFGLGRLGLIGGAEGVGLRLSGLQMSAYAPEMVERMWAMGAIDWGQVYRLLSYPFVNSSMVQALFVLAFTLALGNLVAREFRPWAVIALYLGSAVGGALVYTVAMSFLPGRPAPLIGGYPAIYGLVGAFTFLLWTRLAAANANRMRAFTLIGMLLLFQLVFGIVFGGTGYGWIAEISGFAMGFGLSFLLVDGGVARALRQLRQR
- the trpS gene encoding tryptophan--tRNA ligase, whose protein sequence is MSETSNTRFTPRIFSGIQPSGGLTLGNYLGALKRFAALQGSGSETIYCIVDLHAITVWQEPDILRQRIREGAAAFMASGVDPRQSILFNQSQVSAHAELAWLFNTVARVGWMYRMTQFKDKAGKNSENASLGLLAYPALMAADILVYQATAVPVGEDQKQHLELTRDIAAKFNHDYKVEHFPLTEPLIEGVATRVMSLRDGSKKMSKSDPSDASRINLTDDADAIAQKIRKARTDAEPLPGSIEGLKDRPEARNLVNIFAALADQTPDQVLARFEGQGFGAFKPALAEVAVEALSPITRKMSEFMDDPAEIDRILGDGANRADELATPILERTKEIMGLLRSRA